The Solanum dulcamara chromosome 6, daSolDulc1.2, whole genome shotgun sequence genome contains the following window.
ATACCTTCTCCCTTGCTTCCTTGTATTGACCTCTTTAAAAAAAACTTCTAATGCAGGAAAGGAGACTGTTCACCAATTATATGGTACTAGAGTGGCAGTACTGGCTGGTGATTTTATGTTTGCACAGTCATCCTGGTACCTAGCTAACCTTGAAAACCTTGAAGTCATAAAGCTCATCAGTCAGGTATCTTAAGATTTTCTTGGTTTGTACATCTTATAGAACTGGCAACATTGATATCATTATTAGTTCGTTTTACATCAACACCCTTAGTGGTTATTGGTTTTTGTGGCAGGTTATTAAAGACTTTGCAAGTGGTGAAATAAAGCAGGCCTCTAACTTGTTCGACTGTGATGTTGGACTGGAGGAATATTTGCTCAAGAGTTACTATAAAACAGCCTCCTTGATTGCTGCAAGCACCAAAGGAGCTGCCATTTTCAGTAGCGTTGGCAGTGATATTAGCGAACAAATGTATCAATATGGGAAGAATCTTGGTTTATCATTCCAGAttgttgatgacatattggaCTTCACTCAATCAGCAGCACAATTGGGAAAGCCAGCAGGAAGTGACTTAGCCAAGGGAAACCTTACTGCACCAGTACTTTTTGCATTAGAGAAAGAGCCAAAACTTAGGAATATAATCGAATCAGAATTTCACGATGCTGGTTCTCTTGAGGATGCCATCAATCTGGTGAAGACCTGTGCAGGAATTCAGAGGGCACAAGATTTGGCAAAGGAGAAAGCTGATTTAGCAATGCAGAACCTAAAATGCCTTCCGTCCAGTCCTTTCCGTGCAGCACTTGAGGAAATTGTGAAGTATAATCTGGAGAGAATAGAGTAGATGAAAAGACAGTATACACCTTTGGTTTATTATTCTCAAGAAGCTCTGAATATCTAACCATATCTGAGGCATAGTGTTGAAGCTATTACTATAGTTTGAATGGGACCGCGACCAAGACGAAAGTGCTTCACTATGTTCATATACTCAATACAGGTTGTAATTTTCAGCTCCTAATACAGCAATATGGAATTCCAGCATTCTTTATAATTTAGCTAATAAACTGTCAAATTCAACTGTTGTTGTACACTAAAGAAATTCCACATTACTAATAATGTCATGTATTACTATTTACTCTTGGCTTTCTTGGGTTGACATTTGTATCCAAATTCTTTATTATCCTTCCCCAATGACCCCCAACTACTTAAACAAGAACTGTTAAGGAAAAGTTGAATATGCTCCTGGAATAGATACATGAGGTAAAACTACAATTTTAGCCAGTTGTGTCATATTCTcaaaaaatgcactactttttgAAGGATTTCATATGTACTGACAACATTTTTAAAGAGCTTGAGCAATATAGCTCTTTGGTTAAATTGATGTTATGTTTTGCAACTTTAAAATCACACAGGGATGTTATGTTTTGCAACTTTAAAATCACAAAGGGACCTTACATTATCATGTTCCCTTTTTTTATTGGAAGTGTGGTTGTTTTATTGAGATTATATTCGTtccatttaaaatcataatcggATACAAAATTAGTACATTTTTATCTTATATGACGGtacttgataaataaataatttaaaatgttaATTTGGTATACATATCTACTTGTTGAAATGATATCCGATAACACTATATAGTCTTTAGATTATGAAATCAATAACAGGagaaagattattatttttttggtaaggacatttttggagctaattttcttcttttcaaaaaCTGTATTGCATGATGAAAAATTACTGATTATAcgatatttttatctttgagtTGTTAATTTAACATTAAAGTAAAATACGAGATAAAATAAATTGGCAATATGATAAACATATTACGACTTTTTCCTCAATATTACAGAAAAAAAGAGTGAGTTCTACATAGAAATTAGTATCAATTGTGCAACACATTAAGTAAATTGCATTGCTAGTACTATTACATAAGTGGATTCTGTTGAATGGAGAAGATAATAGTTAAACCCTGATTACTTGATATACACTTGTTTTTATACGTATCACTAAACTGTAAGCTTTGATGGTCGTTGAATGACTTGACTAAATCTTCAATCTGAGCATATGTTGTGATAGTGCTAACGCAAAGTGCGACAAAATGGGCACGTCTTGTTATTTGCTAATAACCAAGGAATAGTACAAGTCGCGTGAAACCAATGACAACAAGAAGAAAGTATCAGTTCACATGTGCCAACTTCTTGTTCAAATTCTCCTAAACAGATATAACAGTTGTTGTTCGTGCCTTGAATTTTTGGATCATCAGGAATATCTATCACCACTTCCATAGCACGAGCTCTTTCTATTTCCACTTCACGAGCTCCTTCTATTGCTACGTCATGatcttgtggaatttttgagacaTCATTTGTCTATGATAGTAGTGACTTTTCATAAAAATACTTGAATACAATGTGCATGATTAATAGACCTAGCCGTTGCGAAATGCCGAGGAAAATCCAGAAGACGAGACTTGGCATCTATTATTTTTGACACAAATTATAAGTATGCAGTGAAAAATTACCAAAGAACTCGTAATTTCAAAAGCACAATAAATCAAATGATAAAGAACTTTTGCCTAGTGACAAGTCTCAAAGTATTTAAAAGCAGTAGAGTTTAATTTGAAGATGGAACCATTAGAAGGCAAGACAAtgttatataattttaattcttGATTCATAAACCTATTATAATTCGGACTTGAAGAAGTCCTGCCCTAATTAAATCCTTTTACGAATAGGATTAGTATTTTTGTGGGGTTTAAATTTAGAAACCTTTTAAGAGTAGGAAAAGTGTGTCCTAATTTACTCCCAAATCATTTGGGGCATGCTTTAATTGGGATTGTCACATAggataaattatgtatttttcttcatttaaaTTTATTAGAATTAGGGGTATAATATACCTTCAAATTTCATTAAGACTTGCCCAAATAGTTTCATTATTGGGGCTacttatttttgaataagtcgtacAATTCTTTCCTTTTAGTTCcctgtttcaatttatttggaaaaaataCTTTGTAACTaagagttttgaattttatgatgtAAAATTGAAGATATGTTAAATATatca
Protein-coding sequences here:
- the LOC129891976 gene encoding solanesyl diphosphate synthase 1, chloroplastic-like produces the protein MMSVTCHNLEIGRTPLDFLACGCSSNAFVKRIASRRFNGQKLLSCRQEIGRISTKASLTGLAPMFDLEKSAKPISLTNVFEVVADDLLTLNKNLQNIVGAENPVLMSAAEQIFGAGGKRVRPALVFLVSRATAEISGLKELTTKHKRLAEIIEMIHTASLIHDDVLDESDTRRGKETVHQLYGTRVAVLAGDFMFAQSSWYLANLENLEVIKLISQVIKDFASGEIKQASNLFDCDVGLEEYLLKSYYKTASLIAASTKGAAIFSSVGSDISEQMYQYGKNLGLSFQIVDDILDFTQSAAQLGKPAGSDLAKGNLTAPVLFALEKEPKLRNIIESEFHDAGSLEDAINLVKTCAGIQRAQDLAKEKADLAMQNLKCLPSSPFRAALEEIVKYNLERIE